One Lepus europaeus isolate LE1 unplaced genomic scaffold, mLepTim1.pri SCAFFOLD_29, whole genome shotgun sequence DNA segment encodes these proteins:
- the LOC133754831 gene encoding LOW QUALITY PROTEIN: zinc finger protein 665-like (The sequence of the model RefSeq protein was modified relative to this genomic sequence to represent the inferred CDS: inserted 2 bases in 1 codon): MVDKCLNQSLSVVMKRDDLVRINQEGQDTNLNQDFMKNNKTSAHKRIELRKTLSLNSSHIPTLIIKKGIYSGLKPEECNKCHTVYPPSGPDQLQAGEKFDTTMIPGKSLQFCEPLNQHDNIHIMKQPFGPTGQAKVFTRKMFWKSERVHMAENCNKLTVTFGKATQIEKAIQENSSLNMHQQTHTRKKFYKYISYVEPVIHQSHLAINQRLNTREKLYTSFGQKSVLRKCEQIHTAEKPHESSDCGKAFTQRSYLINHQRIHTGEKLYKCLHCGRGFLWKSVLIVHQRIHTGEKPHKCNDCGKAFGQKSHLIIHQRIHTGQKPHECNDCGKAFGQKSDLIKHQRIHTGEKPYECNDCGKAFGRKSNLIIHQRIHREEKLHKCNDCGKAFGRKSHLIIHQLIHTGEKPHKCNDCGKAFARKSDLIVHQRIHTGEKPHECNDCGKAFGQKSDLINHQRIHTGEKPYECNDCGKAFGRKSNLIIHQRIHREEKLHKCNDCGKAFGRKSYLILHQRIHTGEKPHECNDCGKAFGRKSHLIIHQRIHTGEKPHKCNDCGKAFGQKSHLIIHQRIHTGQKPHECNDCGKAFGQKSDLINHQRIHTGEKPYECNVCGKAFGQKSDLIKHQRIHTGEKPHKCNDCGKAFGQKSDLIVHQRIHTGEKPHKCNDCGKAFGRKSYLILHQRIHTGEKPHECNDCGKAFGHKSHLIIHQQTHTGEKPHECNDCGKAFGHKSNLMKHQRIHTGEKPHECNDCGKAFGQKSDLIKHQRIHTGEKPHKCNDCRKAFGQKSDLIKHQRIHTGEKPYECNDCGKAFGRKSNLMKHQQIHTGQKPHECNDCGKAFGQKSHLIIHQQIHTGQKPHECNDCGKAFGQKSGLIVHQRIHTGQKPHECNDCGKAFGQKSGLIVHQRIHTGQKPHKCNDCGKAFGQKSDLINHQRIHTGEKPHKCNDCGKAFGRKSGLIVHQRIHTGEKPHECNDCGKAFGQKSGLIVHQRIHTGQKPHECNDCGKAFGRKSQLLIHQRIHTGEKPYECNDXGKAFGRKSQLLIHQRIHTGEKPHKCNDCGKAFARKSDLIVHQRIHTG; the protein is encoded by the exons tggtcATGAAAAGGGATGACCTGGTTAGGATCAACCAGGAAGGTCAGGACACAAATCTGAATcaggattttatgaaaaataacaagacatcagCTCACAAGAGAATTGAATTAAGAAAAACCCTTAGTTTAAATTCAAGCCATATACCAACACTGATTATTAAAAAGGGAATCTATTCAGGATTGAAGCCTGAGGAATGCAATAAATGTCACACTGTGTATCCTCCCAGTGGGCCTGATCAACTACaggctggagagaaatttgataCCACTATGATACCTGGAAAatctctccagttctgtgagcctcTTAATCAGCATGACAATATTCACAtcatgaagcagccatttggacccACTGGACAAGCAAAAGTCTTCACAAGAAAGATGTTCTGGAAATCTGAGAGGGTTCATATGGCAGAAAACTGTAATAAGTTAACTGTCACTTTTGGAAAAGcaactcaaatagaaaaagctatCCAGGAAAATTCTAGCCTCAATATGCATCAACAaactcacacaagaaagaaattttataagtacattagCTATGTTGAACCTGTCATTCACCAATCACATCTTGCAATAAATCAGAGACTAAATACAAGGGAAAAACTTTACACAT cctttggacaaaagtcagtccTCAGGAAATGTGAACAAATTCACACAGCAGAGAAACCTCATGAATctagtgactgtggaaaagcctttacacaAAGGTCAtacctcataaaccatcagcgaattcacacaggggagaaactttaTAAATGCCTTCATTGTGGAAGAGGCTTTCTGTGGAAGTCAGTcctcatcgtacaccagagaattcacacaggggagaaacctcataaatgtaatgactgtggaaaagcctttggacaaaagtcacacctcatcatacaccagcgaattcacacagggcagaaacctcatgaatgtaatgactgtggaaaagcctttggacaaaagtcagacctcataaaacatcagcgaattcacacaggggagaaaccctatgaatgtaatgactgtggaaaagcctttggacgcaaGTCAAACCTCAtcatacatcagcgaattcacagagaggagaaacttcataaatgtaatgactgtggaaaagcctttggaagaaagtcacacctcatcatacatcagctaattcacacaggggagaaacctcataaatgtaatgactgtggaaaagcctttgcacgaaagtcagacctcatcgtacaccagcgaattcacacaggggagaaacctcatgaatgtaatgactgtggaaaagcctttggacaaaagtcagacctcataaaccatcagcgaattcacacaggggagaaaccctatgaatgtaatgactgtggaaaagcctttggacgcaaGTCAAACCTCAtcatacatcagcgaattcacagagaggagaaacttcataaatgtaatgactgtggaaaagcatttggaagaaagtcaTACCTCAtattacaccagagaattcatacaggggagaaacctcatgaatgtaatgactgtggaaaagcctttggaagaaagtcacacctcatcatacaccagcgaattcacacaggggagaaacctcataaatgtaatgactgtggaaaagcctttggacaaaagtcacacctcatcatacaccagcgaattcacacagggcagaaacctcatgaatgtaatgactgtggaaaagcctttggacaaaagtcagacctcataaaccatcagcgaattcacacaggggagaaaccctatgaatgtaatgtctgtggaaaagcctttggacaaaagtcagacctcataaaacatcagcgaattcacacaggggagaaacctcataaatgtaatgactgtggaaaagcctttggacaaaagtcagacctcatcgtgcaccagagaattcacacaggggagaaacctcataaatgtaatgactgtggaaaagcatttggaagaaagtcaTACCTCAtattacaccagagaattcatacaggggagaaacctcatgaatgtaatgactgtggaaaagcctttggacacaagtcacacctcatcatacaccagcaaactcacacaggggagaaacctcatgaatgtaatgactgtggaaaagcatttggacacaagtcaaacctcatgaaacatcagcgaattcacacaggggagaaacctcatgaatgtaatgactgtggaaaagcctttggacaaaagtcagacctcataaaacaccagcgaattcacacaggggagaaacctcataaatgtaatgactgtagaaaagcctttggacaaaaatcagacctcataaaacatcagcgaattcacacaggggagaaaccctatgaatgtaatgactgtggaaaagcttttGGACGCAAGTcaaacctcatgaaacatcagcaaattcacacagggcagaaacctcatgaatgtaatgactgtggaaaagcctttggacaaaagtcacacctcatcatacaccagcaaattcacacagggcagaaacctcatgaatgtaatgactgtggaaaagcctttggacaaaagtcaggcctcatcgtacaccagagaattcacacagggcagaaacctcatgaatgtaatgactgtggaaaagcctttggacaaaagtcaggcctcatcgtacaccagagaattcacacagggcagaaacctcataaatgtaatgactgtggaaaagcctttggacaaaagtcagacctcataaaccatcagcgaattcacacaggggagaaacctcataaatgtaatgactgtggaaaagcatttggaagaaagtcaggcctcatcgtacaccagagaattcacacaggggagaaacctcatgaatgtaatgactgtggaaaagcctttggacaaaagtcaggcctcatcgtacaccagagaattcacacagggcagaaacctcatgaatgtaatgactgtggaaaagcctttggaagaaagtcacagctcctcatacatcagcgaattcacacaggggagaaaccttatgaatgtaatga tggaaaagcatttggaagaaagtcacagctcctcatacatcagcgaattcacacaggggagaaacctcataaatgtaatgactgtggaaaagcctttgcacgaaagtcagacctcatcgtacaccagcgaattcacacaggg